One Robbsia sp. KACC 23696 DNA segment encodes these proteins:
- the ndk gene encoding nucleoside-diphosphate kinase codes for MAIERTLSIIKPDAVAKNVIGQIYSRFENAGLKIVASRLAQLSQADAEKFYAVHSARPFFGDLVKFMISGPVVIQVLEGENAILKHRDLMGATDPKKAEAGTIRADFADSIDANAVHGSDAAETAANEIAFFFPAINIYSR; via the coding sequence ATGGCTATCGAGCGTACTCTGTCCATTATCAAGCCGGACGCGGTGGCGAAGAATGTGATCGGACAGATCTACAGCCGCTTCGAAAATGCCGGTCTGAAGATCGTTGCATCGCGCCTGGCGCAATTGTCGCAAGCGGATGCGGAAAAGTTCTACGCCGTGCACAGCGCACGTCCGTTCTTCGGCGACCTGGTCAAGTTCATGATCTCGGGTCCGGTTGTGATCCAAGTGCTGGAAGGCGAAAACGCCATCCTGAAGCATCGTGACCTGATGGGCGCGACGGATCCGAAGAAGGCGGAAGCAGGCACGATCCGCGCCGACTTCGCCGACAGCATCGATGCGAACGCCGTGCACGGTTCGGACGCTGCTGAAACGGCGGCTAACGAAATCGCATTCTTCTTCCCGGCAATCAACATCTACTCGCGTTGA
- a CDS encoding Bax inhibitor-1/YccA family protein, whose protein sequence is MSDFRNYDFGRGGSVSTVAVRNRVLRNVYWLLALSMIPTVFGAWLGLVTGFTAFSAASPGVTLILFFAVAFGLMYLIERNKDSGVGVALLLVFTLFMGVMLSRIIGMVLGLANGASLIMLAFGGTGVVFAAMATIATVSKRDFSKMASWLMMGVFVIIIASLANIWLQLPALVLTVSVLALVIFSAFLLVDVQRVVNGGETNYVTATLAIYLDLYNIFTSLLSILSIFGGGSNRN, encoded by the coding sequence ATGAGCGATTTCCGAAATTACGATTTCGGTCGCGGCGGCTCGGTTAGCACCGTCGCCGTCCGTAACCGTGTGCTGCGCAATGTTTACTGGCTGCTGGCGCTGTCGATGATCCCGACCGTGTTCGGCGCCTGGCTGGGCCTGGTCACCGGCTTCACGGCGTTCTCGGCCGCCAGCCCGGGCGTGACGCTGATCCTGTTCTTTGCTGTCGCCTTCGGCCTGATGTATCTGATCGAGCGCAATAAGGACAGCGGCGTCGGTGTCGCGCTGCTGCTGGTCTTCACGCTGTTCATGGGCGTGATGCTGTCACGGATCATCGGCATGGTGCTCGGGCTCGCCAACGGCGCGTCCTTGATCATGTTGGCCTTTGGCGGCACCGGCGTCGTGTTCGCCGCCATGGCGACGATCGCGACGGTGTCGAAGCGCGACTTCAGCAAGATGGCAAGTTGGCTGATGATGGGCGTATTCGTCATCATCATCGCGTCGCTGGCCAATATCTGGCTGCAGTTGCCGGCGCTGGTATTGACGGTGTCGGTGTTAGCGCTTGTGATCTTCTCGGCCTTCCTGCTGGTGGATGTGCAACGCGTGGTGAACGGCGGCGAGACGAACTATGTCACGGCAACGCTGGCGATCTATCTGGATCTCTACAATATCTTCACGAGCTTGCTGAGCATCCTCAGCATTTTCGGCGGCGGTAGCAATCGGAACTGA
- the rlmD gene encoding 23S rRNA (uracil(1939)-C(5))-methyltransferase RlmD, with protein MQTDASRIPGALDTIIDIDSLDMEARGVGRLVEEDGTPGKVVFVEGALPGERVIYSSYRKKPSFEQATLTKVLRPSVLRTTPQCTYFGICGGCSMQHLDLRAQVAVKQRVLEDNLQHLSKLKPETVMRPIHGPGWGYRYRARLTVRNVEKKGGVLVGFHERKSSYVADMTHCEVLPPVISAMLVPLRHLVGSLSIRDRMPQIELAMGATVIALVLRVLEPMTADDEAAVRAFADEHGVQFWLQPKGPDTVVPFYPASDIDATGLDYVLPEFNIRMPFRPTDFTQVNHAINRVLVSRALRLLAPAPTDRVIDLFCGLGNFTLPLARLAREVHGIEGSDVLTARALDNARLNGVDAHTTFACRNLFEITPDDWRALGAFDKALIDPPREGALAVARTLADLAAAGETHLLPSRIVYVSCNPATLARDAGLLVHEAGYRLRGAGVVNMFPHTSHVESIAVFERDPS; from the coding sequence ATGCAAACGGATGCATCGCGTATTCCCGGCGCGCTGGACACGATCATCGACATCGACTCGCTCGATATGGAGGCGCGCGGCGTCGGCCGTCTGGTCGAGGAAGACGGGACGCCCGGCAAGGTCGTGTTCGTCGAGGGCGCCTTGCCTGGCGAGCGCGTGATTTATTCGAGTTATCGGAAAAAGCCGTCTTTCGAGCAAGCCACGCTGACGAAGGTGCTGCGTCCGAGCGTGCTGCGTACGACGCCGCAATGCACTTATTTCGGCATTTGCGGCGGGTGTTCGATGCAACATCTGGATCTGCGCGCGCAAGTGGCGGTCAAGCAGCGTGTGTTGGAGGACAATCTCCAGCATCTGTCGAAGCTGAAGCCGGAAACGGTCATGCGGCCGATTCACGGCCCGGGCTGGGGCTATCGCTATCGCGCGCGCTTGACGGTGCGCAATGTCGAGAAGAAGGGCGGCGTGCTGGTCGGATTTCATGAGCGCAAGAGCAGCTATGTCGCCGACATGACCCACTGCGAGGTCTTGCCGCCGGTGATCTCGGCGATGTTGGTGCCGCTGCGTCATCTGGTCGGCTCGCTGTCGATTCGCGACAGAATGCCGCAGATCGAATTGGCGATGGGCGCAACGGTCATCGCGCTCGTGCTGCGGGTGCTTGAGCCGATGACGGCCGACGACGAAGCCGCCGTGCGGGCATTTGCCGACGAGCATGGCGTTCAGTTCTGGCTGCAGCCGAAGGGTCCCGACACCGTCGTGCCGTTCTATCCGGCCAGCGATATCGATGCGACCGGTCTCGACTACGTGTTGCCGGAGTTCAATATTCGGATGCCGTTCCGACCGACCGATTTCACGCAGGTCAATCATGCGATCAATCGCGTGTTGGTGTCCCGGGCGCTCCGTCTGCTGGCGCCCGCGCCGACGGACCGGGTGATCGATCTGTTCTGTGGCCTCGGCAACTTCACACTGCCCTTGGCCCGGCTGGCGCGCGAGGTCCATGGCATTGAAGGTAGCGACGTGCTGACGGCGCGGGCGCTCGATAACGCACGGCTGAACGGCGTCGATGCACACACGACGTTTGCCTGCCGCAATCTGTTCGAAATCACGCCCGACGATTGGCGCGCTTTAGGCGCCTTCGACAAGGCCTTGATCGATCCGCCGCGCGAAGGCGCCCTGGCCGTGGCGCGCACGCTGGCCGACCTGGCGGCTGCCGGCGAAACCCATCTGCTGCCGTCACGCATCGTCTACGTGTCCTGCAATCCGGCCACGCTGGCGCGCGATGCGGGCTTGCTGGTGCATGAGGCGGGCTATCGACTGCGTGGGGCGGGGGTCGTCAATATGTTCCCGCACACGTCGCACGTCGAATCGATCGCGGTATTCGAGCGCGACCCGTCGTAA